A part of Candidatus Electrothrix aestuarii genomic DNA contains:
- a CDS encoding tetratricopeptide repeat protein, translating into MPARGQQLFALILLVQTAIAQETAQKDVPAEAAAQLAVAETYKNRKLLEQSRQEYSELLKKYPNSFSIAYDYGRLLAQMKEYQESAKILEAALKLGSDSSGQLLDPSLYNTLGYVHLRMGEFDQALEYFKMATAPEIYKRLSESTRMKIHNNTGFALMLIDRYEEALDEFAKARDMGSQIAVKNIDKVNSLIETQEKQNPDLPGIFAVVIHSTKSIKQLDTLASTLTEKIQKAAPKAKQQELNNPVIYVMNNGMYVITLASNSSYAKARALLAVVKKVIPDAFVSSTTNWELYQIAGAQVPTQEAPGK; encoded by the coding sequence ATACCCGCAAGAGGACAACAACTTTTCGCTCTTATACTGCTGGTACAGACAGCTATAGCCCAAGAAACGGCGCAAAAGGATGTCCCGGCAGAAGCGGCAGCCCAGCTCGCCGTAGCGGAAACCTATAAGAACCGCAAACTCCTGGAACAAAGCCGGCAGGAATACAGCGAGCTGCTGAAAAAATATCCAAACAGTTTTTCCATTGCTTACGACTACGGTCGCCTGCTGGCCCAGATGAAGGAATACCAGGAGTCGGCAAAGATTCTCGAAGCTGCTCTGAAGCTCGGTTCAGACAGCAGCGGACAGCTTCTTGATCCTTCGCTGTACAACACCCTCGGCTACGTTCATCTTCGGATGGGAGAATTTGATCAGGCCCTGGAATATTTCAAGATGGCAACAGCCCCGGAGATCTATAAACGCCTGAGCGAATCAACCAGAATGAAAATTCATAATAACACAGGCTTTGCTCTCATGCTTATTGACCGTTATGAAGAGGCTTTAGATGAATTTGCCAAGGCACGGGATATGGGCAGCCAGATCGCTGTCAAAAACATCGATAAAGTTAATTCACTCATTGAGACTCAGGAAAAACAAAACCCTGATCTACCCGGCATCTTTGCCGTAGTGATTCATAGTACCAAAAGTATCAAACAACTTGACACACTAGCCAGTACGTTAACGGAAAAAATCCAGAAAGCTGCTCCCAAAGCAAAGCAACAGGAACTGAATAATCCGGTTATCTATGTCATGAACAACGGTATGTATGTCATTACACTGGCAAGTAACTCCAGTTATGCCAAGGCCCGAGCCCTGCTTGCCGTCGTTAAAAAGGTCATCCCTGATGCCTTTGTTTCCTCAACCACGAACTGGGAACTCTATCAAATCGCCGGAGCACA
- a CDS encoding acyl-CoA thioesterase gives MAFFPTFSTEKKLKVSNETNPKKYVNKLSSFIYHHTVSIGDTNITRSVYFTRYLEWLGYAREAMLINTVNPSEIVSGEIILVTKNTAIAYLKEFDLYDKVELHVTTGKLTASTVQLCFRYIHAEKQELYAVAKQLILMTSKQGKPKKAPLKYVNVVLKYPEKNMSEIDSHLKKRML, from the coding sequence ATGGCTTTTTTCCCTACTTTTTCAACTGAAAAGAAACTAAAGGTAAGCAACGAAACAAACCCAAAAAAATACGTAAACAAGCTTAGTTCCTTCATTTACCATCATACGGTTTCAATAGGTGATACCAATATTACTCGTAGTGTTTACTTTACAAGATATCTTGAGTGGTTAGGTTACGCAAGAGAGGCCATGCTTATTAATACTGTTAATCCATCAGAAATCGTTAGCGGTGAAATAATATTAGTCACAAAAAATACAGCTATCGCCTATCTAAAGGAATTTGACCTCTACGATAAAGTAGAACTACATGTGACAACAGGCAAATTGACCGCCTCAACAGTTCAATTATGTTTTAGGTATATCCATGCAGAGAAGCAGGAATTATATGCCGTGGCTAAACAGCTCATCCTTATGACCTCAAAACAAGGAAAGCCTAAAAAAGCCCCTCTAAAATATGTTAATGTTGTCCTCAAATATCCCGAAAAAAACATGAGCGAGATTGATAGCCACTTAAAGAAAAGAATGCTGTGA
- a CDS encoding fibronectin type III domain-containing protein: protein MARFPTREADIRTLVQKIIAGLTDNPDFPNPPFTPAQLQTLLDNSITLEDEQVAAQAAAQQATEAKQAGNNEMISAAKSVLNYAEDAVHGNDAKLVALGWSGRAEPTPLQAPGQPRMLEAPKEGPGRITLDWKKPVDGGKVAFYRVERREVPEGEWMMVGTALETEIILNNQERGKEHEYRVIAVNKAGESEPSNTVAAVL from the coding sequence ATGGCACGTTTTCCCACCCGTGAAGCGGACATCAGAACGTTGGTACAGAAGATCATCGCCGGGCTTACAGACAATCCCGACTTTCCTAACCCTCCTTTCACTCCGGCACAACTCCAGACCCTCCTGGATAACTCCATCACACTGGAGGATGAACAGGTTGCGGCTCAGGCAGCTGCGCAGCAGGCCACCGAGGCCAAGCAGGCCGGGAATAACGAAATGATCTCCGCAGCAAAGAGCGTTCTGAATTATGCCGAAGACGCAGTACACGGCAATGACGCCAAACTGGTTGCTCTCGGCTGGAGCGGCAGGGCGGAGCCGACCCCCTTGCAGGCTCCGGGCCAGCCCAGGATGTTGGAGGCCCCGAAAGAAGGGCCGGGCCGGATCACTCTGGACTGGAAAAAGCCAGTGGACGGCGGCAAGGTGGCTTTTTACCGGGTGGAGCGGCGGGAAGTGCCTGAAGGAGAATGGATGATGGTCGGCACGGCCCTGGAAACCGAGATCATCCTGAATAATCAGGAGCGCGGCAAAGAGCACGAATATCGGGTCATCGCGGTGAATAAGGCCGGTGAGAGTGAACCGAGCAATACTGTGGCAGCGGTACTGTAG
- a CDS encoding AAA family ATPase, which translates to MKIPYGLNNFKDVITESYLYIDKTAYIAALEQEGKFNILLRPRRFGKSLFLSTLWHYYDVRHKDQFEQLFSGLAIGEAPTPLRNSYQVLFMEFSGIRDNDTATILEDFLFEIRKRLRIFLEDYQYPQEDNNFSLLYCWYRQL; encoded by the coding sequence ATGAAGATCCCCTACGGATTAAACAATTTCAAAGATGTTATCACCGAAAGCTACCTCTATATCGACAAAACCGCATATATAGCAGCCCTGGAACAAGAGGGAAAATTCAACATCCTGCTCCGCCCCCGCCGCTTCGGTAAAAGCCTCTTTCTCTCCACCCTCTGGCATTATTACGATGTCCGCCACAAGGATCAATTCGAGCAACTCTTTTCCGGGCTTGCCATCGGTGAAGCCCCTACCCCACTGCGCAACAGCTACCAAGTGCTCTTCATGGAGTTCAGTGGTATCCGCGACAACGACACTGCAACGATCCTTGAGGATTTCCTCTTTGAAATTCGCAAACGCCTCCGCATCTTCTTAGAGGATTACCAATACCCGCAAGAGGACAACAACTTTTCGCTCTTATACTGCTGGTACAGACAGCTATAG